In the genome of Candidatus Thorarchaeota archaeon, one region contains:
- a CDS encoding arginase family protein, whose amino-acid sequence MSLKDELNGFLKVPDLFFGIPPPSEGLPDVGVIGVPYDLTSSYSPGCRFGPDAIRRATTGVWSHSQPSLAGISTPTARGFLSKAITLEDVGDLEVDLRQPEPAMYDISDAVYRVSQKGTYLLFLGGDHFITYPIVRGLKRGSPGEYGLIWFDAHADFYPDYAGYKLSHATTLRRIVHDNLVTPQNIAAHDLRSAIYSQIEELLGSGSSWIADLNSFRSAVIDIAQRVDAIHITIDLDVLRPEVVPGVAHPESGGLTPDELFEFLRVAFATGKVRSADIVELNPLLDKTGLATITARDVVKEILAGFAYQKS is encoded by the coding sequence ATGTCGCTTAAGGATGAACTAAACGGCTTCCTGAAGGTTCCCGATCTCTTCTTTGGGATTCCGCCTCCGTCAGAGGGGCTTCCAGATGTAGGTGTGATAGGTGTGCCCTATGATCTCACATCAAGTTATTCTCCCGGCTGTCGTTTTGGCCCAGACGCCATTCGTCGGGCCACTACTGGTGTATGGTCTCACAGTCAACCATCCTTAGCAGGCATTTCAACTCCTACAGCACGTGGATTTCTCAGCAAGGCTATCACCCTTGAGGACGTTGGCGATCTTGAGGTTGATCTTCGACAACCCGAGCCAGCCATGTACGACATCTCTGATGCGGTCTATAGGGTCTCTCAGAAAGGGACCTATCTCCTCTTTCTGGGTGGCGATCACTTCATCACATATCCCATTGTTCGTGGACTGAAGCGTGGGTCGCCTGGGGAATACGGACTCATCTGGTTCGATGCGCATGCCGACTTTTATCCTGACTATGCAGGCTACAAGCTCTCCCATGCCACGACTCTCCGTCGTATCGTTCACGACAATCTTGTCACACCTCAAAACATAGCAGCCCATGATCTACGAAGTGCTATCTATTCTCAGATCGAAGAGTTGCTCGGCAGTGGGTCTTCTTGGATTGCAGACCTCAATTCCTTTCGGAGTGCTGTGATCGACATCGCCCAGCGCGTGGACGCAATCCACATTACTATCGATCTTGACGTACTTCGCCCTGAGGTCGTTCCCGGGGTGGCGCATCCCGAATCGGGAGGTCTCACGCCTGACGAACTGTTCGAGTTTCTACGAGTGGCCTTTGCAACAGGGAAGGTCCGATCTGCTGATATAGTGGAATTAAACCCATTACTTGATAAGACTGGGCTTGCTACTATCACAGCACGAGATGTAGTCAAGGAAATCCTTGCTGGATTTGCATATCAGAAGAGTTAA
- a CDS encoding NAD(P)/FAD-dependent oxidoreductase, giving the protein MVDYDVIIAGAGSAGSVTAYTLAKRGRSVLLIDRKEHDIIGLKTCGDALGSHHMKELAELIQLPGVPRDVVEHDVTGIDLIAPDMEHRLRMTGPSTTGYSFNRHKFGQWLLGLAEKAGAEVMASTHVKKLLLTDGKVSGVRIRSSDSDSDRDLSAHIVIDATGATGMLRRQLPESTPIERTIEKVDQMVAWRDVYETPEYTFETPEILEIYWNQEQTLGGYTWVFPQGPNRVNVGLGYMMLPGHRAPKEVFDSFIRTTWDFMKTKLNVIDSSGGIAPVRRPIDTMVDDNFMLVGDAACQVNPVHGGGIGSSMLGGALAGLTASDALEAGDTSIESLWSYNPRYMQAYGIKQASLDIFRWFLLNITNEDIDFAFRKGIIKGADLLHVSITGKMDIGIGDKFKRLVSGIGNIPLLKRVNRVAHLMEDIKAVYAEYPDSPAGLADWQKRLVPIYEAAKKA; this is encoded by the coding sequence ATGGTTGATTATGATGTAATCATTGCCGGTGCAGGCTCCGCAGGCAGCGTCACGGCATATACACTTGCTAAACGCGGGAGATCCGTGTTACTGATTGATCGAAAGGAACATGATATTATCGGGCTCAAGACCTGTGGTGATGCACTGGGCTCGCATCATATGAAAGAGCTCGCGGAACTAATTCAGCTCCCTGGCGTACCACGTGATGTGGTCGAGCACGATGTGACCGGAATCGATCTCATAGCTCCTGATATGGAACATCGTCTGAGGATGACCGGTCCCTCTACAACTGGCTACTCCTTCAATAGGCACAAGTTTGGCCAATGGCTCCTTGGGCTTGCAGAGAAGGCGGGGGCTGAGGTCATGGCCTCAACTCATGTAAAGAAACTGCTTCTCACGGACGGAAAGGTCTCCGGTGTCCGAATTCGCTCGTCGGACAGTGACAGTGATCGAGATCTCTCAGCTCATATTGTCATTGACGCGACTGGTGCTACCGGGATGCTCCGTCGTCAATTACCTGAGAGCACACCGATCGAGCGGACTATTGAAAAAGTCGATCAGATGGTCGCATGGCGTGATGTCTATGAGACCCCTGAGTATACTTTCGAGACCCCTGAGATCCTAGAGATCTATTGGAATCAGGAACAGACTCTTGGTGGTTATACGTGGGTCTTTCCACAGGGGCCAAACCGCGTCAATGTCGGTCTTGGATATATGATGCTTCCTGGTCACCGTGCACCGAAAGAGGTCTTTGACAGCTTCATTCGCACCACGTGGGACTTCATGAAGACGAAACTAAACGTGATCGACAGCAGTGGTGGTATTGCTCCAGTTCGTCGGCCCATTGACACCATGGTCGATGACAACTTCATGTTAGTTGGTGATGCAGCCTGTCAAGTGAATCCTGTTCATGGCGGTGGTATTGGCTCCTCAATGTTGGGTGGTGCCCTTGCAGGTCTGACAGCCTCTGATGCTCTTGAGGCAGGTGACACATCAATCGAGAGTCTGTGGTCATACAATCCTCGCTATATGCAGGCCTATGGCATCAAGCAGGCATCTTTGGACATTTTCAGATGGTTCCTGCTGAATATCACCAATGAGGACATTGACTTTGCATTCCGAAAGGGAATCATCAAGGGTGCGGATCTATTACATGTCAGTATCACTGGTAAGATGGACATCGGGATTGGTGACAAGTTCAAGCGGCTCGTTTCGGGAATCGGTAACATTCCCCTGCTTAAGCGTGTCAATCGGGTCGCCCACCTCATGGAAGATATCAAGGCTGTATATGCCGAGTATCCGGACTCTCCGGCAGGTCTGGCTGACTGGCAGAAGCGACTTGTTCCGATCTATGAGGCGGCTAAGAAAGCTTAG
- a CDS encoding radical SAM protein: MASVEQVRLSLGTAIQMGLVDGTKDPDFTTAFFMTYYKGRCVANCAFCPQARESSSHSDLLARIAWPVYQFSDALDRLRTTEGFLRICIQCVNYPHFVDDVEFMVRRIREVSSVPLSAATGPVTRDEMHRLKDAGVDNIGIALDASSPELFSQIKGEGRRAPFHWDSHIASLKEALEIFGSGSVTTHLIIGLGESEGEALGFLKTMLDLGVSVGLFAFTPIRGTALEKRPQPPISTYRRVQVARYLLFNGLLPASKILIDDRGRITVDASPDWLRETLSSGAAFRTSGCVGCNRPYYNERPRGPLYNYHRPLEGVEVEEALEETELV, from the coding sequence ATGGCATCAGTCGAACAGGTTCGCCTGTCACTTGGTACAGCAATTCAGATGGGGCTCGTTGATGGGACTAAGGATCCTGATTTCACGACAGCATTCTTTATGACCTATTACAAGGGTCGTTGTGTTGCAAATTGTGCCTTTTGTCCACAGGCCCGTGAGAGCAGTAGCCATTCGGATCTTCTAGCCCGTATCGCTTGGCCAGTATACCAATTCTCAGATGCACTTGATCGATTGCGCACGACGGAGGGGTTTCTCCGTATTTGCATTCAGTGCGTGAACTATCCACATTTCGTTGACGATGTAGAGTTCATGGTGCGCCGGATTCGTGAGGTCTCTTCGGTTCCATTATCTGCCGCAACGGGCCCTGTGACACGTGATGAGATGCACCGCCTCAAGGACGCAGGGGTTGACAATATTGGAATCGCGCTGGATGCCTCTTCGCCTGAACTGTTTTCTCAGATCAAGGGTGAGGGTCGGCGCGCTCCATTTCATTGGGACTCACACATCGCTTCGCTCAAAGAGGCCCTTGAGATCTTTGGCTCTGGGAGCGTGACGACACATCTCATAATCGGGCTTGGTGAGTCCGAGGGTGAGGCATTAGGTTTTCTCAAGACGATGCTCGATCTTGGTGTCAGCGTTGGACTCTTTGCCTTCACCCCGATTCGAGGCACTGCATTAGAAAAACGCCCTCAGCCCCCGATATCGACGTATAGACGAGTACAGGTTGCCCGATATCTTCTCTTCAATGGTCTATTACCCGCATCGAAGATTCTAATTGATGATCGCGGCCGTATCACCGTAGATGCAAGTCCGGACTGGTTGCGTGAGACCCTCTCTTCAGGGGCTGCATTCAGGACATCCGGGTGCGTCGGGTGCAATCGTCCGTACTATAACGAACGACCACGTGGTCCACTCTACAATTATCATCGCCCTCTTGAGGGAGTCGAGGTAGAGGAGGCTCTTGAAGAGACAGAGTTGGTATGA
- a CDS encoding lipoate--protein ligase family protein: MKRQSWYDMEEIRFIDLEVNPAAMNMAIDEAIMLAMRDGKAPPTLRIYRWQPSAVSIGVFQGMEEEVDVAFCREHGIDVVRRVTGGGAVYHDYDGEITYSIILPQGHRLVPSDIIESYEILCKGIVVALERLGIEAQFHPINDIVTGGKKISGNAQTRRYGTVLQHGTTLMDLDVEKMFSILKVPKEKISDKMIKDVKQRVISIRDVLGRDVEMRELRDALVEGFSSALGVKLVAGHLSESEKQTAKDLARAKYSSKDWNFSR, encoded by the coding sequence TTGAAGAGACAGAGTTGGTATGACATGGAAGAGATACGATTCATTGACCTTGAAGTGAATCCTGCTGCAATGAACATGGCAATCGATGAGGCGATCATGCTTGCTATGAGGGACGGCAAGGCTCCTCCCACACTGCGTATCTATCGCTGGCAACCATCAGCCGTGTCCATTGGAGTCTTTCAGGGTATGGAAGAAGAAGTGGATGTGGCATTCTGCCGTGAGCACGGCATCGATGTGGTCCGGCGTGTGACTGGTGGCGGGGCTGTCTATCACGATTATGATGGAGAGATCACCTACAGTATCATCTTGCCGCAGGGCCACAGGCTGGTACCTTCTGACATCATCGAGTCCTATGAGATTCTCTGCAAAGGGATAGTCGTGGCATTGGAGCGACTTGGTATTGAGGCTCAGTTTCACCCCATTAACGACATCGTGACTGGTGGGAAGAAGATCTCAGGTAACGCCCAGACCCGACGATACGGGACTGTTCTGCAGCATGGTACGACACTCATGGATCTTGATGTGGAAAAGATGTTCTCGATACTCAAAGTCCCAAAAGAGAAAATATCCGACAAGATGATCAAGGATGTCAAGCAACGGGTCATATCTATTCGTGATGTTCTTGGCCGAGATGTTGAGATGCGTGAACTTAGAGATGCATTGGTCGAAGGCTTTTCCTCGGCGTTAGGAGTGAAGCTGGTCGCAGGTCACCTCTCAGAGTCTGAGAAGCAGACCGCTAAGGATCTTGCACGCGCAAAGTATTCCAGCAAAGACTGGAACTTTTCGAGGTGA
- a CDS encoding WD40 repeat domain-containing protein has translation MRNPLERLFRQATAIANSVRGVLGSINIGGAFKQTLCSIAVGARYVHEAVVGVTEFVEPWVEMSDFLLPLVDMIKKRLSVKAVFNAAAKQITIPDSEVERYKKVISQLIKLDEEVLRDLITSTSSNAITEWIIGKNIPQNHAEIIAEIVWEEMVGIYSESPELGLIFTRAMFNQTIEELHGIRAEEDSIKKEIHDLQDIIQKILAQIEQKYDQIQLHEFHSIWSYITGFERDQNTELTEQPMFFRTPYPSLVDFMHGYIVERPPILNKLAENLEANTAQLLMAPSGAGKTTIAFSFGLTMAGNLWEVYYRNVSFLDANILTSLAQRLETFLKTKKSSRVLLIVDDVHLKLSIANELLRTVKTIASRYKNRIHILLLSRSRPQQEFVDLLGQIPMITIDENDTQVIMNEIVDRLIEKGYVDGNERAVRRLAKLQRDTLWELFFQIETIKQSEGKVDVCDALTTHLFHEHAQVVVRNDPVRDILKDMSQVKVTKILGTLARFSQLEIAVSESFLSNLEFLRDCTNVERVLHAYADSGDIIKHTHNLDAYYRFPHASIANLIIDCLKKKKTIYDTDWEVGLYEEFLSHHDCNMSDIIKIVEYDPYLANLLHDRILDRITSLKTDNATLARISEIMYRISKNRGFAKIVAESTGKVLIRVSDAQSEIVGAVAWHPDLPIVATGSIDTTIRLHDAKSGHHLKILQGHKGYINDIAWRPDGKRVASAGDDRSVIIWNHWQGTVEQRLEGHSRGVMSIAWSSNGLYIASASADRTVRIWNVKTGECLIELKDHKAAVTGVAWNHIRNLIASVSADGKILIWRIQDENKIKITGQIQGPVGIHAPPVWSKSGNRLVVGNVTGQIFIWNIESNNIETTQDKEGPDTKTIQLDKEPILRVWADDKNIVVAQRNKGILWIEEPPTTIAEPNIVTLNYSTEFGTAYSVQPVGLTFRFLPIKKEIKIRPTTYWVDHVEWSPDGKHFATVSDDGWFRIWDLQTYEVIFENKFVDNWLISCSWRKEGNRISISSSQGEVILCQFSEDLRTIISTHRRKIHEGIVRTVWWHPSEDVILTSGLDGKIIIYNPEKDLIEQEKTVKIPIIETSWSHKGDKIVHPDERGVVTIVTRRDIHEIVMQSEPIDAKLRSIAWSPDDTKIVAGTTEGDLIIWDAKTGKQLRKQRVHTGWIRHLVWSAHDNKILTASEDHTMQIIDAESLEVLYRLPINGKGASIAVDPVDGKRFIISDSLGEIILQEMDHKKQEEETTQWR, from the coding sequence ATGAGAAATCCGCTTGAGAGGCTATTCAGACAGGCGACAGCCATTGCTAATTCCGTCAGGGGAGTGTTGGGAAGTATCAATATCGGTGGAGCCTTCAAGCAGACGCTCTGTTCTATTGCCGTAGGTGCACGTTATGTCCATGAGGCAGTGGTCGGTGTAACGGAGTTCGTCGAACCGTGGGTCGAGATGTCGGACTTCTTATTGCCACTTGTAGATATGATTAAGAAACGACTCAGTGTAAAAGCCGTATTTAATGCGGCCGCCAAACAGATCACAATCCCCGACTCAGAGGTAGAGAGATACAAGAAAGTGATCTCGCAGCTCATCAAATTGGATGAGGAAGTACTGAGGGATTTGATTACCTCAACAAGTAGTAATGCCATCACTGAATGGATCATAGGAAAGAATATCCCACAGAACCATGCAGAGATCATCGCAGAAATAGTATGGGAAGAGATGGTGGGGATCTACAGCGAGTCCCCTGAATTGGGACTGATCTTTACAAGAGCGATGTTCAATCAGACGATCGAGGAACTCCATGGCATCCGGGCAGAAGAAGACAGCATCAAGAAGGAGATCCACGACCTGCAAGATATTATCCAAAAGATACTTGCACAGATCGAACAGAAGTACGACCAAATACAATTGCATGAGTTCCACTCCATCTGGTCGTATATCACAGGTTTCGAGCGTGATCAAAATACCGAGTTAACAGAACAGCCCATGTTTTTCAGAACACCGTATCCAAGTCTTGTTGATTTTATGCATGGTTACATTGTTGAGAGACCGCCGATATTGAATAAACTTGCAGAAAATTTAGAGGCCAATACAGCACAATTGTTGATGGCACCATCAGGTGCGGGCAAGACGACGATCGCATTTTCATTTGGCCTTACTATGGCTGGAAATCTGTGGGAGGTATACTACCGTAACGTGTCATTTCTCGATGCAAATATACTGACATCACTCGCACAACGACTGGAGACATTTCTCAAAACTAAGAAATCATCACGAGTCCTGTTGATCGTCGATGATGTCCATTTAAAATTATCAATTGCGAACGAGCTGCTTAGAACTGTGAAGACTATCGCATCTCGATACAAGAATCGCATTCACATACTGCTCCTCAGTAGAAGCCGGCCACAGCAGGAGTTTGTCGATCTGCTTGGTCAGATACCTATGATCACCATTGATGAAAATGATACGCAGGTCATAATGAATGAGATTGTCGACAGGCTAATAGAGAAAGGATACGTCGATGGCAATGAGAGGGCAGTAAGAAGACTGGCCAAGCTCCAGAGAGATACACTGTGGGAGCTGTTTTTCCAGATAGAAACTATCAAACAGTCAGAGGGGAAGGTGGATGTTTGTGATGCATTGACGACCCACTTATTCCATGAACACGCGCAGGTCGTGGTTCGAAATGATCCTGTCAGAGATATCTTGAAAGACATGAGCCAAGTCAAAGTCACAAAGATACTTGGCACACTGGCACGATTCTCACAACTTGAGATTGCAGTATCCGAATCGTTCCTGTCAAATTTGGAGTTCTTGAGAGATTGCACGAACGTTGAGAGAGTACTGCATGCGTATGCAGACTCGGGAGATATCATAAAGCACACTCATAATTTAGATGCATATTACAGGTTTCCTCACGCCAGCATTGCAAATCTGATTATTGATTGCCTCAAGAAGAAAAAGACTATCTATGACACAGATTGGGAGGTCGGACTATACGAAGAGTTCCTCAGTCATCACGATTGCAATATGAGCGACATAATAAAAATTGTAGAATATGATCCATACCTTGCAAATCTGTTACACGACCGTATCCTTGACAGGATTACATCGCTAAAAACGGATAATGCAACACTGGCAAGAATCAGTGAGATAATGTACAGAATATCAAAGAACAGGGGCTTTGCGAAGATTGTCGCCGAGAGCACTGGGAAAGTACTGATCCGGGTCTCAGATGCTCAATCAGAGATCGTCGGAGCAGTGGCATGGCATCCCGATCTTCCAATAGTAGCAACTGGATCCATTGATACGACAATTAGACTACATGACGCCAAATCGGGGCATCATCTAAAAATCTTGCAGGGCCATAAGGGATACATCAATGATATTGCGTGGCGACCTGATGGCAAACGTGTTGCTTCGGCAGGAGATGATCGTTCTGTCATCATCTGGAACCATTGGCAGGGAACAGTTGAGCAAAGACTTGAGGGTCATAGCCGAGGAGTGATGTCAATCGCGTGGAGTTCAAACGGATTATATATTGCATCAGCCTCTGCGGATAGAACTGTACGGATATGGAACGTAAAGACTGGCGAGTGCCTAATAGAACTCAAGGACCATAAAGCAGCAGTGACAGGTGTAGCATGGAACCACATTCGAAACCTTATTGCCTCAGTATCGGCGGATGGCAAGATACTTATTTGGAGGATTCAGGACGAGAATAAAATAAAAATCACCGGGCAGATTCAAGGGCCAGTAGGAATACATGCACCCCCTGTCTGGAGCAAGTCGGGAAATAGACTTGTTGTTGGCAATGTAACGGGACAGATTTTCATCTGGAATATAGAATCAAATAATATTGAAACGACTCAGGATAAGGAAGGACCAGATACTAAAACGATTCAGTTAGATAAAGAACCGATCCTTCGTGTCTGGGCGGATGACAAGAACATAGTTGTTGCTCAGAGGAATAAGGGGATTTTGTGGATCGAGGAACCCCCAACCACGATTGCAGAGCCGAATATAGTAACATTGAATTATAGTACCGAGTTCGGAACAGCCTATTCCGTACAACCAGTCGGTCTCACTTTTCGGTTCCTGCCAATTAAAAAAGAAATTAAAATCAGACCAACAACATACTGGGTCGATCACGTGGAATGGTCACCTGATGGAAAACATTTTGCAACTGTGAGCGATGATGGTTGGTTTAGAATCTGGGATCTGCAAACCTATGAAGTGATTTTTGAAAATAAATTTGTTGACAACTGGTTGATCTCATGTAGCTGGAGAAAAGAGGGGAACCGGATCAGTATAAGCTCGTCACAGGGGGAGGTCATCCTATGCCAATTCTCCGAAGACCTGAGAACAATCATATCAACACATAGAAGGAAAATCCACGAGGGAATTGTCCGGACTGTGTGGTGGCACCCTTCAGAAGATGTTATCCTCACATCAGGACTGGACGGAAAAATTATTATTTATAATCCCGAAAAGGATCTTATCGAACAGGAAAAGACTGTGAAAATACCAATCATAGAAACGAGTTGGAGCCATAAAGGCGACAAGATAGTACACCCGGATGAACGCGGAGTAGTGACAATTGTAACTCGTCGAGATATCCACGAGATTGTCATGCAATCCGAGCCAATAGATGCAAAACTCAGGAGCATTGCGTGGAGCCCGGATGATACAAAGATTGTGGCGGGGACAACAGAAGGAGACCTAATCATCTGGGATGCAAAGACCGGAAAGCAACTGAGAAAACAGAGAGTTCATACAGGGTGGATTAGGCACTTGGTGTGGTCGGCACACGACAACAAAATCCTGACCGCCTCAGAAGACCACACGATGCAAATCATTGACGCCGAGAGCTTGGAGGTATTGTATCGGCTTCCCATCAACGGAAAAGGCGCATCAATAGCAGTAGATCCAGTAGACGGCAAGAGGTTCATCATCAGTGATAGTCTTGGAGAGATCATACTTCAGGAAATGGATCACAAAAAGCAAGAGGAGGAGACAACTCAATGGAGGTAA
- a CDS encoding CPBP family intramembrane metalloprotease produces MRDEDKKAGIFYVVTLLIGGVCFLPWVLSSYGIIPDNPVLLSIMMTLGGLSPTIAAILVVRQYYGERSKFLFSAFSRKCAPVWLVLSLMIPLLLFVGTLGIVIAFGAVYDLTLINWVTIIPLLISSVLMNVWEEIGWRGFALPELQGRHNALISSIIVGLMWAGWHWPHFLVKDSQMLKVFGSVSVFVIETVFVTIIMTWLYNSARGNLVVPTLYHAMENAAGIAIVIETGFVFNEIFHMVVITILAILVIVIFGIKNLSSKQRTAIVDLIEDN; encoded by the coding sequence ATGCGCGATGAGGATAAAAAGGCGGGAATTTTCTATGTTGTAACTTTGCTCATTGGTGGAGTATGCTTTCTGCCGTGGGTGTTATCATCATATGGGATAATCCCTGACAACCCGGTCTTGCTCTCGATCATGATGACCTTAGGTGGACTCTCTCCCACTATTGCAGCAATACTTGTTGTGAGACAGTACTATGGCGAGAGATCAAAATTCTTGTTTAGTGCGTTCTCTCGCAAGTGCGCTCCTGTGTGGTTAGTTCTATCTCTGATGATTCCTCTTTTGCTGTTCGTCGGCACCTTGGGAATTGTAATTGCATTTGGAGCGGTCTATGATCTCACATTGATAAACTGGGTAACGATCATTCCGCTTCTGATTTCGTCAGTCCTCATGAACGTATGGGAAGAGATAGGTTGGCGTGGATTCGCCTTGCCGGAACTTCAGGGAAGGCATAACGCACTCATCTCAAGTATCATTGTAGGTCTCATGTGGGCAGGTTGGCATTGGCCCCACTTTTTGGTCAAAGATAGTCAGATGCTCAAGGTGTTTGGATCGGTGAGCGTCTTTGTGATCGAAACTGTGTTTGTGACCATTATAATGACTTGGCTCTATAACTCGGCTCGTGGAAATCTGGTCGTTCCAACTCTGTACCACGCCATGGAAAATGCGGCGGGCATTGCGATCGTAATAGAAACAGGTTTTGTTTTTAATGAGATATTCCATATGGTGGTCATCACAATCTTGGCAATACTGGTCATTGTGATATTTGGGATTAAGAATCTGTCATCAAAGCAAAGGACAGCGATCGTCGATTTAATCGAAGACAATTAA